One window of the Candidatus Zymogenus saltonus genome contains the following:
- a CDS encoding CDP-glycerol glycerophosphotransferase family protein: protein MTKKHILFIPFDAIALQEMMPTAKKILADSNYVPLFYLCWSIFPMEVQFFKEEHFRQLDEAGMEIYDRESTMPRYRQIKETLYITIKRAIRDKIMPTTIWGIMANTKKFLQMQNRIKKLFNEKDVAAVVLISDRVLGWEAVAVKLANKRRIPTFIVPFSLYSPRGDVKNRMIKENFEQFFVGRSFQKIVSKILFPRIIHNYEGRDIFFFPFQAAVSGWVLGLLPENPWTIGGGRASRMAVENEFFRNILIEQGVTPSKMVVTGKPSSDYIYETLKQGDPDVIRGELGIAGDKKILLCAVPQLAEHELTSWERHWWEIEFLLYTFSKLPNVATVLSLHPRSHPPDYTPVAERYGAVIARRRIYELLPISDVFVATYSTTVMFAVGMAKPTVVVDFYGLDHDIYNRAPGVMIVNRRDQLGPSLKKLFMDDIYYDSLAASQKKSAGQWLVLDGKCTERVVGEIYALIEDRFTT, encoded by the coding sequence ATGACCAAGAAACATATCCTCTTTATACCTTTCGACGCCATTGCCCTTCAGGAGATGATGCCTACGGCAAAAAAGATTCTCGCCGACAGCAATTATGTGCCCCTCTTCTATCTGTGCTGGTCGATATTTCCGATGGAGGTACAATTTTTTAAAGAGGAGCATTTTAGGCAGCTTGACGAGGCGGGTATGGAGATCTATGACAGGGAATCGACCATGCCCAGGTACCGGCAGATAAAAGAGACTCTCTACATTACCATAAAGCGCGCCATTCGAGACAAGATCATGCCGACCACCATCTGGGGGATAATGGCGAATACGAAAAAATTTTTGCAGATGCAAAACAGGATAAAAAAATTGTTCAATGAGAAGGATGTCGCGGCCGTCGTGCTGATCTCCGACAGGGTCTTGGGATGGGAGGCGGTGGCGGTAAAGCTTGCAAACAAGCGAAGAATCCCTACGTTCATTGTTCCCTTTTCCCTCTATTCTCCACGGGGGGATGTCAAGAACCGGATGATCAAGGAAAATTTTGAACAGTTTTTCGTCGGCCGCTCCTTCCAAAAAATAGTCTCTAAAATACTATTCCCCCGGATAATCCATAACTATGAGGGGAGGGATATTTTCTTTTTTCCCTTTCAGGCGGCCGTTTCGGGGTGGGTACTGGGCCTTTTGCCTGAAAATCCCTGGACCATCGGCGGGGGGCGGGCATCCCGGATGGCGGTGGAAAACGAATTTTTCCGAAACATCCTTATCGAACAGGGAGTCACCCCATCGAAAATGGTTGTTACAGGGAAGCCCTCTTCAGATTATATATATGAAACGCTAAAACAAGGAGACCCGGACGTAATCCGGGGGGAGCTGGGGATTGCCGGCGATAAAAAAATACTCCTTTGCGCCGTCCCACAACTCGCCGAGCATGAGCTAACCTCCTGGGAGAGACACTGGTGGGAGATCGAATTTCTGCTCTACACGTTTTCCAAACTCCCCAACGTCGCCACGGTGCTGAGTCTCCACCCCAGAAGCCATCCACCCGACTACACGCCCGTGGCCGAACGGTACGGCGCCGTTATCGCAAGGAGGCGTATTTATGAGCTGTTGCCCATCTCTGACGTTTTTGTCGCCACCTATTCCACGACTGTGATGTTTGCTGTGGGGATGGCAAAGCCCACCGTGGTCGTGGACTTTTACGGCCTCGATCACGATATTTATAACAGGGCCCCCGGCGTTATGATAGTCAATCGCAGGGATCAACTGGGACCTTCCCTCAAAAAGCTTTTTATGGACGATATCTATTACGATTCTCTGGCCGCTTCTCAGAAAAAGTCAGCCGGTCAATGGCTCGTCCTCGACGGAAAATGCACCGAGCGGGTGGTCGGAGAGATCTATGCCCTTATAGAAGATCGATTTACGACATAG
- a CDS encoding CDP-glycerol glycerophosphotransferase family protein: MKKRAHILFIPFHRISLLEMMPIALKLVEDGIYAPLFLLRSSAFSRDDAAMVKESGMEVYSLWDFFRFRFKNEKKRHEKKAEDTSKMESSPQGKSGQFKKRMKSFFRFFMPEILWETLKYIYRILEAHLLYRQKRIFGLVVISDTLPGVEPPFIKVANRYNIPSLIVPFSLITPMGTAKIRLLKKDYKRNYSLKSIKNRLASRFFPTWVYEYEGEKMLAHPVSWALASRIVGVFPDQPWSICGGEATLVAVENGFVYDLFKKQGVPEKKMVLTGKPSMDAVYCASQKDKREVILRELGLSERDKVLLCAVPQLAEHEIMSWEKHWKEIEFLLSTFMKFSNMSVVLSLHPRSNLEDYRKLSEKYRATIAGRRIYELLPIADVFVATFSTTVMYAVGIGTPTVVVDFYSLGYDIYDNLPGVKIVREIDKLAATLHHLNSGVGKRIKMKKEDERRWILLDGKCTDRIAEELYCLAEKE; encoded by the coding sequence ATGAAAAAGAGAGCCCACATTCTCTTTATACCCTTCCACAGAATATCCCTTCTGGAAATGATGCCGATCGCTTTGAAGCTTGTGGAAGATGGTATTTATGCCCCTCTCTTCCTGTTGCGATCAAGCGCCTTTTCCCGGGATGATGCCGCGATGGTAAAAGAAAGCGGGATGGAGGTATACAGCCTGTGGGACTTTTTTAGGTTTCGCTTCAAGAACGAAAAAAAAAGGCACGAAAAAAAGGCTGAAGATACCTCAAAAATGGAGTCCTCGCCGCAAGGGAAAAGCGGGCAATTTAAGAAGAGGATGAAGAGTTTTTTTCGTTTTTTCATGCCGGAAATCTTATGGGAAACCCTTAAATATATTTATCGAATCCTTGAGGCACACCTCTTATACAGACAAAAAAGGATCTTCGGCCTTGTTGTTATCAGCGATACCCTCCCCGGCGTAGAGCCGCCATTCATCAAGGTGGCCAATAGATATAACATCCCAAGCCTGATCGTTCCCTTCTCGTTGATTACACCTATGGGCACCGCCAAGATACGTCTGCTGAAAAAGGATTACAAAAGAAACTATTCCTTGAAATCGATAAAGAACCGTCTGGCCTCCAGGTTTTTCCCCACCTGGGTGTATGAATACGAGGGGGAAAAAATGCTGGCCCATCCGGTTTCCTGGGCGCTCGCTAGTCGAATTGTGGGAGTCTTTCCCGATCAACCCTGGTCTATCTGCGGTGGCGAGGCAACGCTTGTCGCCGTGGAAAATGGCTTTGTTTATGACCTGTTCAAAAAACAGGGAGTGCCCGAGAAAAAGATGGTATTAACGGGAAAACCCTCGATGGACGCTGTATATTGTGCTTCACAAAAGGATAAGAGGGAGGTAATTCTTCGGGAGTTGGGACTCTCGGAGAGAGATAAAGTCCTGCTTTGTGCCGTCCCTCAGCTGGCGGAGCATGAGATTATGAGCTGGGAAAAGCACTGGAAGGAGATAGAGTTTCTGCTCTCTACGTTTATGAAGTTTTCCAACATGTCGGTTGTCCTCTCGCTTCATCCCAGAAGCAATCTCGAAGATTATAGAAAATTGTCCGAAAAGTATCGGGCGACTATAGCCGGAAGACGCATATACGAGCTTTTGCCCATTGCGGACGTCTTCGTGGCGACTTTTTCCACCACCGTTATGTATGCCGTGGGTATCGGAACGCCCACGGTGGTTGTGGATTTTTACAGCCTCGGATACGATATATACGATAATCTGCCGGGCGTGAAAATCGTTCGAGAAATAGACAAACTTGCCGCCACCCTCCACCATCTAAATTCCGGAGTCGGGAAACGGATAAAAATGAAAAAAGAAGACGAGAGGAGATGGATCCTCTTGGATGGGAAATGTACCGATCGGATCGCCGAAGAACTCTATTGCCTGGCTGAAAAAGAATAA
- a CDS encoding LegC family aminotransferase, which yields MKGLFGRKRGKDDFIPLCIPEMGGNEWKYLKECLDTNFVSSVGPFVDRFEEAVARYVKRKYAVATVNGTAALHISLLVSGIVPDDEVLVSTLTFIAPVNAVRYVGAFPVFIDAEKDFWQMDTRKVIDFIEKRCAYRKGALINVETGRTVRAIMPVHILGHPVDMDPILEIAEKYNLIVIEDATESLGAQYKGKMTGSLGEIACFSFNGNKIITTGGGGMIVTDNEKLARRAKYLTTQAKDDPVEYIHNEIGYNFRLTNIQAALGCAQMERLDRYIEKKKYIADIYTGALKDLPGITPLGEADWAWSIFWMYTILLDEGAFGIDSRTLLNRLAKKNIQTRPLWQPIHLSPAHRGATASDCSVSEYLYKTGLTLPCSVAITDSEIERVIDQIQSHHRNK from the coding sequence CGGAGATGGGCGGGAATGAATGGAAGTACCTGAAGGAGTGCCTCGACACGAATTTCGTCTCGTCGGTCGGCCCGTTTGTGGACCGTTTTGAAGAGGCGGTGGCGCGATACGTCAAAAGAAAATACGCCGTAGCCACCGTAAACGGAACGGCCGCCCTCCACATATCTCTTCTGGTCTCCGGTATTGTGCCGGATGACGAGGTCCTGGTTTCGACCCTAACCTTTATAGCCCCCGTAAACGCCGTCCGGTACGTGGGGGCCTTTCCGGTTTTTATCGACGCCGAAAAGGACTTCTGGCAGATGGACACCCGGAAGGTCATCGACTTCATAGAAAAAAGGTGCGCCTACAGAAAGGGGGCGCTGATAAACGTGGAGACCGGGAGGACGGTTCGGGCCATAATGCCGGTTCATATCCTCGGCCACCCGGTGGATATGGACCCCATTTTGGAAATTGCCGAAAAGTACAACCTGATCGTGATCGAGGACGCCACGGAGTCTCTGGGCGCACAATACAAGGGGAAGATGACCGGGTCACTGGGGGAGATAGCCTGCTTCAGCTTCAATGGCAACAAGATCATCACCACAGGCGGGGGTGGGATGATCGTTACCGACAACGAAAAGTTGGCCCGCAGGGCAAAGTACCTGACCACCCAGGCGAAAGACGACCCGGTCGAGTACATCCACAACGAGATCGGCTATAATTTCAGGCTCACCAATATCCAGGCGGCCCTGGGGTGCGCCCAGATGGAGCGGCTCGACCGGTATATTGAAAAGAAAAAATATATCGCCGATATTTATACCGGGGCGTTAAAGGATCTCCCCGGGATCACTCCCCTCGGCGAGGCGGACTGGGCATGGAGCATCTTCTGGATGTACACGATCCTCCTCGACGAAGGCGCCTTCGGAATCGACAGCAGAACGCTTCTAAATCGATTGGCAAAAAAGAACATACAGACGCGACCGCTCTGGCAGCCCATTCACCTTTCGCCTGCGCACCGGGGAGCCACAGCTTCAGACTGTTCGGTATCTGAATATCTTTACAAAACCGGCCTGACGCTCCCCTGTTCAGTGGCGATTACCGATTCCGAGATCGAAAGGGTCATCGATCAGATACAATCCCATCACCGCAATAAATAG